A window of the Aspergillus flavus chromosome 6, complete sequence genome harbors these coding sequences:
- a CDS encoding 2OG-Fe(II) oxygenase family oxidoreductase: protein MTEVARQPSVPDGASSSTLRRYVHVPETKHELDWADLVTLDLSQFDIPGGKEKLAAQLKDAVHNIGFFYVTNFGLSPEEIDRQFAIGQELFELPESEKLKHRADLEAGNYNGYRPLGAIEILPGLRDNIELYNVFKFIPRYARSHPEVILRHYEEIERFHRFIYDHIVTKLFRLIAILLELPEDYLVNGHPYDGPSDCHLRYMIYRARSAEENARHQNLWSRGHTDFGSLTLLFRQPVAALQVKTPEGAWKYVKPYPNSITVNIADALQFWTNGYLKSSVHRVIAPPPDQAHIDRLGVLYFVRPGDGLDLKTVDSPLLRRLGLKKDEGDEAQVSAGEWVRARVRRNWDKPPKANDENIELGGVKTTIFHE, encoded by the exons ATGACTGAAGTAGCCCGCCAGCCCAGTGTTCCTGATGGAGCCAGTTCCTCCACCTTAAGACGATACGTCCATGTACCTGAAACGAAGCATGAGC TCGACTGGGCGGACCTGGTCACGCTTGATCTCTCCCAATTCGATATCccaggagggaaagaaaaactaGCAGCTCAATTAAAAGACGCAGTCCACAACATCG GGTTCTTCTACGTAACCAACTTCGGACTCTCTCCCGAAGAAATCGACCGCCAATTCGCCATCGGCCAAGAACTGTTTGAACTTCCCGAGTCCGAAAAGCTGAAACACCGCGCCGACCTCGAAGCCGGTAACTACAACGGCTACCGACCACTCGGAGCAATCGAGATCCTGCCGGGCCTGCGCGACAACATCGAACTATACAATGTATTCAAGTTCATCCCCCGGTACGCACGGTCACACCCGGAAGTGATCCTGCGGCACTACGAGGAGATTGAGCGGTTTCACCGGTTCATCTATGACCACATCGTCACTAAGCTGTTCCGGTTGATTGCTATCCTTCTTGAGTTGCCAGAGGATTACCTTGTGAATGGCCATCCGTATGATGGACCCAGTGATTGTCACCTCCGGTATATGATCTACCGGGCACGCAGCGCCGAGGAGAATGCTCGGCATCAAAATCTCTGGTCACGCGGACATACGGATTTCGGGAGCTTGACGTTGTTGTTCCGACAGCCTGTTGCGGCGTTACAGGTGAAGACGCCTGAGGGCGCTTGGAAATACGTGAAGCCTTATCCGAATAGTATCACGGTCAATATTGCGGATGCGTTGCAGTTCTGGACCAATGGGTATCTGAAGAGTAGCGTGCATCGTGTGATTGCGCCGCCCCCTGATCAGGCCCATATCGATCGACTGGGTGTCTTGTATTTTGTAAGGCCGGGTGATGGGCTCGATCTAAAGACGGTGGATAGCCCCTTGTTGAGACGTTTGGGTCTCAAAAAGGATGAAGGGGATGAGGCACAGGTATCCGCTGGGGAGTGGGTCAGGGcgagggtgaggaggaaCTGGGATAAGCCTCCAAAGGCGAATGATGAGAATATTGAGCTTGGTGGTGTGAAGACCACGATCTTCCATGAATGA